A single region of the Nicotiana sylvestris chromosome 6, ASM39365v2, whole genome shotgun sequence genome encodes:
- the LOC138871692 gene encoding uncharacterized protein, producing the protein MITQNELNYSPIEKLCLALVFSIQNLKHYFQAHVVHLVSKANPIKFMMSNPVLSDRLARWYLQFQQFEILYIPQKAVKGQALADFLADHPIPDDWELTDELPNEDAMVVKAQPPWKMYFDGAAHRGGAGAGVVFVTSQANRLMNKICELFGFNQRNSSAYNAATNGLAEAFNKTLCNLLKKVVSKYKRDWQDLMEEALWAYMTTHYTPTQATHYALVYGVEVVLPLERKIPSSRLAIQEGITDKENARLRLEELEALDEKRLEA; encoded by the exons ATGATAACACAAAATGAgctgaattattcgccaattgaaaagttatgtttggcactagtcttctcaattcaaaatttgaagcactactttcaagctcatgttgtccatcttgtttctaaagcaaatcccatcaagttcatGATGTCAAATCCTGTTCTAagtgatcgactagcgagatggtacctccaatttcaacaattcgagattttgtacatccctcaaaaggctgtaaaaggacaagcattggcagacttcttggcagatcatccgaTACCTGATGACTGGGAGCTAACTGACGAACTACCTAATGAGGATGCAATGGTCGTTAAAGctcaacctccatggaagatgtactttgatggtgctgcgcaTCGTGGAGGAGCTGGTgctggcgtagtatttgtcacttccCAAG ccaataggttgatgaacaagatttgtgagcTCTTTGGCTTCAACCAACGTAACTCTTCTGCGTACAATGCTGCCACCAATGGTCTAGCcgaggcattcaacaagactctatgcaatTTGTTAAAGAAAGTCGTCTCCAAATACAAACGGGATTGGCAAGATCTTATGGAGGAAGCTCTGTGGGCATATATGACAACTCACTACACACCAACACAAGCAACCCATTATGCACTCGTTTATGGAGTTGAAGTCGTCTTGCCACTCGAGCGAAAAATACCTTCATCACGATTAGCTATTCAAGAAGGCATCACTGAtaaagaaaatgctcgacttcgattagaagagttggaggctcttgatgagaaaaggttggaagcttaa
- the LOC104239264 gene encoding probable protein phosphatase 2C 42 isoform X5, with protein sequence MNFLPRCWSYSETSESRGGESSSSNTNGGFGKDGLLWFHDIGKYGSGEFSMAIVQANQVLEDQSQIESGPFGTFVGVYDGHGGPDTARYVCDHLFQHFQAASAEGNGVVTAETIQRAFLETERGFTSLVSENWNSRPQMATVGSCCLVGAIYQQTLFVANLGDSRVVLGKKVGNTGEIAAIQLSTEHNANIESIRWELKDLHPNDPQIVVLRHGVWRVKGIIQVSRSIGDVYLKHTKYCREPINGKFRVSEPINMPVLLATPSILTHPIHPNDSFLIFASDGLWEHLSNEKAVQIVQSHPRKGSAKRLVKAALHEAAKKREMRYSDLRNIGKKESYSSQNTRNMVPWFQELGEILGSLSHLASRAAD encoded by the exons ATGAATTTCCTACCAAGATGCTGGAGTTACAGTGAAACAAGTGAAAGTAGGGGAGGCGAAAGTTCAAGTTCCAATACCAATGGTGGATTTGGGAAAGATGGGTTGTTGTGGTTTCATGATATTGGAAAGTACGGAAGTGGGGAATTCTCAATGGCAATTGTGCAAGCCAATCAGGTTTTAGAGGATCAAAGTCAGATAGAGTCAGGTCCTTTTGGAACCTTTGTTGGAGTCTATGATGGTCATGGCGGCCCTGACACTGCTCGTTACGTTTGTGATCATTTATTTCAACATTTCCAAG CAGCATCAGCTGAAGGAAATGGTGTTGTAACAGCGGAGACAATTCAAAGGGCTTTTCTTGAGACAGAGAGAGGGTTTACTTCTCTTGTTTCAGAAAATTGGAATTCTCGACCACAGATGGCGACAGTGGGGTCATGCTGCCTGGTTGGAGCTATATATCAGCAGACACTTTTTGTAGCAAATCTTGGTGACTCTCGTGTAGTCCttggaaagaaggttggaaacaCTGGGGAAATTGCTGCTATACAGCTCTCAACGGAGCATAATGCCAACATTGAGTCTATTAGGTGGGAGCTAAAAGACTTGCATCCAAATGATCCACAAATCGTTGTTCTTAGACATGGCGTTTGGAGGGTAAAAGGAATAATTCAG GTGTCAAGATCCATTGGTGATGTTTACCTTAAACACACCAAGTATTGCAGGGAACCAATAAACGGAAAATTCAGAGTTTCTGAACCCATTAACATGCCTGTCCTGTTGGCTACTCCATCAATTTTAACACATCCTATACACCCAAATGACTCCTTCCTCATATTTGCTTCTGATGGTCTATGGGAGCACTTGAGCAATGAGAAGGCCGTTCAAATTGTTCAGAGTCATCCTCGTAAA GGAAGTGCAAAGAGGCTTGTTAAAGCTGCTCTCCATGAAGCTGCCAAAAAGAGAGAGATGCGATATTCGGATCTTCGAAACATCGGCAAAAAG GAATCATATTCTTCACAGAACACAAGGAATATGGTGCCTTGGTTCCAAGAACTTGGAGAAATATTGGGGTCGCTTTCCCATCTTGCAAGCCGAGCTGCAGATTGA
- the LOC104239264 gene encoding probable protein phosphatase 2C 42 isoform X2 — MNFLPRCWSYSETSESRGGESSSSNTNGGFGKDGLLWFHDIGKYGSGEFSMAIVQANQVLEDQSQIESGPFGTFVGVYDGHGGPDTARYVCDHLFQHFQASAEGNGVVTAETIQRAFLETERGFTSLVSENWNSRPQMATVGSCCLVGAIYQQTLFVANLGDSRVVLGKKVGNTGEIAAIQLSTEHNANIESIRWELKDLHPNDPQIVVLRHGVWRVKGIIQVSRSIGDVYLKHTKYCREPINGKFRVSEPINMPVLLATPSILTHPIHPNDSFLIFASDGLWEHLSNEKAVQIVQSHPRKGSAKRLVKAALHEAAKKREMRYSDLRNIGKKFFIAGIIFFTEHKEYGALVPRTWRNIGVAFPSCKPSCRLILNITFLFNSF, encoded by the exons ATGAATTTCCTACCAAGATGCTGGAGTTACAGTGAAACAAGTGAAAGTAGGGGAGGCGAAAGTTCAAGTTCCAATACCAATGGTGGATTTGGGAAAGATGGGTTGTTGTGGTTTCATGATATTGGAAAGTACGGAAGTGGGGAATTCTCAATGGCAATTGTGCAAGCCAATCAGGTTTTAGAGGATCAAAGTCAGATAGAGTCAGGTCCTTTTGGAACCTTTGTTGGAGTCTATGATGGTCATGGCGGCCCTGACACTGCTCGTTACGTTTGTGATCATTTATTTCAACATTTCCAAG CATCAGCTGAAGGAAATGGTGTTGTAACAGCGGAGACAATTCAAAGGGCTTTTCTTGAGACAGAGAGAGGGTTTACTTCTCTTGTTTCAGAAAATTGGAATTCTCGACCACAGATGGCGACAGTGGGGTCATGCTGCCTGGTTGGAGCTATATATCAGCAGACACTTTTTGTAGCAAATCTTGGTGACTCTCGTGTAGTCCttggaaagaaggttggaaacaCTGGGGAAATTGCTGCTATACAGCTCTCAACGGAGCATAATGCCAACATTGAGTCTATTAGGTGGGAGCTAAAAGACTTGCATCCAAATGATCCACAAATCGTTGTTCTTAGACATGGCGTTTGGAGGGTAAAAGGAATAATTCAG GTGTCAAGATCCATTGGTGATGTTTACCTTAAACACACCAAGTATTGCAGGGAACCAATAAACGGAAAATTCAGAGTTTCTGAACCCATTAACATGCCTGTCCTGTTGGCTACTCCATCAATTTTAACACATCCTATACACCCAAATGACTCCTTCCTCATATTTGCTTCTGATGGTCTATGGGAGCACTTGAGCAATGAGAAGGCCGTTCAAATTGTTCAGAGTCATCCTCGTAAA GGAAGTGCAAAGAGGCTTGTTAAAGCTGCTCTCCATGAAGCTGCCAAAAAGAGAGAGATGCGATATTCGGATCTTCGAAACATCGGCAAAAAG TTCTTTATTGCAGGAATCATATTCTTCACAGAACACAAGGAATATGGTGCCTTGGTTCCAAGAACTTGGAGAAATATTGGGGTCGCTTTCCCATCTTGCAAGCCGAGCTGCAGATTGATATTGAATAtcacatttttattcaattcaTTTTGA
- the LOC104239264 gene encoding probable protein phosphatase 2C 42 isoform X1, which translates to MNFLPRCWSYSETSESRGGESSSSNTNGGFGKDGLLWFHDIGKYGSGEFSMAIVQANQVLEDQSQIESGPFGTFVGVYDGHGGPDTARYVCDHLFQHFQAASAEGNGVVTAETIQRAFLETERGFTSLVSENWNSRPQMATVGSCCLVGAIYQQTLFVANLGDSRVVLGKKVGNTGEIAAIQLSTEHNANIESIRWELKDLHPNDPQIVVLRHGVWRVKGIIQVSRSIGDVYLKHTKYCREPINGKFRVSEPINMPVLLATPSILTHPIHPNDSFLIFASDGLWEHLSNEKAVQIVQSHPRKGSAKRLVKAALHEAAKKREMRYSDLRNIGKKFFIAGIIFFTEHKEYGALVPRTWRNIGVAFPSCKPSCRLILNITFLFNSF; encoded by the exons ATGAATTTCCTACCAAGATGCTGGAGTTACAGTGAAACAAGTGAAAGTAGGGGAGGCGAAAGTTCAAGTTCCAATACCAATGGTGGATTTGGGAAAGATGGGTTGTTGTGGTTTCATGATATTGGAAAGTACGGAAGTGGGGAATTCTCAATGGCAATTGTGCAAGCCAATCAGGTTTTAGAGGATCAAAGTCAGATAGAGTCAGGTCCTTTTGGAACCTTTGTTGGAGTCTATGATGGTCATGGCGGCCCTGACACTGCTCGTTACGTTTGTGATCATTTATTTCAACATTTCCAAG CAGCATCAGCTGAAGGAAATGGTGTTGTAACAGCGGAGACAATTCAAAGGGCTTTTCTTGAGACAGAGAGAGGGTTTACTTCTCTTGTTTCAGAAAATTGGAATTCTCGACCACAGATGGCGACAGTGGGGTCATGCTGCCTGGTTGGAGCTATATATCAGCAGACACTTTTTGTAGCAAATCTTGGTGACTCTCGTGTAGTCCttggaaagaaggttggaaacaCTGGGGAAATTGCTGCTATACAGCTCTCAACGGAGCATAATGCCAACATTGAGTCTATTAGGTGGGAGCTAAAAGACTTGCATCCAAATGATCCACAAATCGTTGTTCTTAGACATGGCGTTTGGAGGGTAAAAGGAATAATTCAG GTGTCAAGATCCATTGGTGATGTTTACCTTAAACACACCAAGTATTGCAGGGAACCAATAAACGGAAAATTCAGAGTTTCTGAACCCATTAACATGCCTGTCCTGTTGGCTACTCCATCAATTTTAACACATCCTATACACCCAAATGACTCCTTCCTCATATTTGCTTCTGATGGTCTATGGGAGCACTTGAGCAATGAGAAGGCCGTTCAAATTGTTCAGAGTCATCCTCGTAAA GGAAGTGCAAAGAGGCTTGTTAAAGCTGCTCTCCATGAAGCTGCCAAAAAGAGAGAGATGCGATATTCGGATCTTCGAAACATCGGCAAAAAG TTCTTTATTGCAGGAATCATATTCTTCACAGAACACAAGGAATATGGTGCCTTGGTTCCAAGAACTTGGAGAAATATTGGGGTCGCTTTCCCATCTTGCAAGCCGAGCTGCAGATTGATATTGAATAtcacatttttattcaattcaTTTTGA
- the LOC104239264 gene encoding probable protein phosphatase 2C 42 isoform X3: protein MNFLPRCWSYSETSESRGGESSSSNTNGGFGKDGLLWFHDIGKYGSGEFSMAIVQANQVLEDQSQIESGPFGTFVGVYDGHGGPDTARYVCDHLFQHFQAASAEGNGVVTAETIQRAFLETERGFTSLVSENWNSRPQMATVGSCCLVGAIYQQTLFVANLGDSRVVLGKKVGNTGEIAAIQLSTEHNANIESIRWELKDLHPNDPQIVVLRHGVWRVKGIIQVSRSIGDVYLKHTKYCREPINGKFRVSEPINMPVLLATPSILTHPIHPNDSFLIFASDGLWEHLSNEKAVQIVQSHPRKGSAKRLVKAALHEAAKKREMRYSDLRNIGKKVRRHFHDDITVIILFLNYDLIYRGVVQDPPLSIRSALEH, encoded by the exons ATGAATTTCCTACCAAGATGCTGGAGTTACAGTGAAACAAGTGAAAGTAGGGGAGGCGAAAGTTCAAGTTCCAATACCAATGGTGGATTTGGGAAAGATGGGTTGTTGTGGTTTCATGATATTGGAAAGTACGGAAGTGGGGAATTCTCAATGGCAATTGTGCAAGCCAATCAGGTTTTAGAGGATCAAAGTCAGATAGAGTCAGGTCCTTTTGGAACCTTTGTTGGAGTCTATGATGGTCATGGCGGCCCTGACACTGCTCGTTACGTTTGTGATCATTTATTTCAACATTTCCAAG CAGCATCAGCTGAAGGAAATGGTGTTGTAACAGCGGAGACAATTCAAAGGGCTTTTCTTGAGACAGAGAGAGGGTTTACTTCTCTTGTTTCAGAAAATTGGAATTCTCGACCACAGATGGCGACAGTGGGGTCATGCTGCCTGGTTGGAGCTATATATCAGCAGACACTTTTTGTAGCAAATCTTGGTGACTCTCGTGTAGTCCttggaaagaaggttggaaacaCTGGGGAAATTGCTGCTATACAGCTCTCAACGGAGCATAATGCCAACATTGAGTCTATTAGGTGGGAGCTAAAAGACTTGCATCCAAATGATCCACAAATCGTTGTTCTTAGACATGGCGTTTGGAGGGTAAAAGGAATAATTCAG GTGTCAAGATCCATTGGTGATGTTTACCTTAAACACACCAAGTATTGCAGGGAACCAATAAACGGAAAATTCAGAGTTTCTGAACCCATTAACATGCCTGTCCTGTTGGCTACTCCATCAATTTTAACACATCCTATACACCCAAATGACTCCTTCCTCATATTTGCTTCTGATGGTCTATGGGAGCACTTGAGCAATGAGAAGGCCGTTCAAATTGTTCAGAGTCATCCTCGTAAA GGAAGTGCAAAGAGGCTTGTTAAAGCTGCTCTCCATGAAGCTGCCAAAAAGAGAGAGATGCGATATTCGGATCTTCGAAACATCGGCAAAAAGGTCCGGCGTCATTTTCATGACGATATAACTGTCATTATTTTATTCTTAAACTATGACCTCATATATAGAGGCGTTGTGCAAGATCCTCCACTTTCTATACGTAGTGCACTAGAACACTGA
- the LOC104239264 gene encoding probable protein phosphatase 2C 42 isoform X4 translates to MNFLPRCWSYSETSESRGGESSSSNTNGGFGKDGLLWFHDIGKYGSGEFSMAIVQANQVLEDQSQIESGPFGTFVGVYDGHGGPDTARYVCDHLFQHFQASAEGNGVVTAETIQRAFLETERGFTSLVSENWNSRPQMATVGSCCLVGAIYQQTLFVANLGDSRVVLGKKVGNTGEIAAIQLSTEHNANIESIRWELKDLHPNDPQIVVLRHGVWRVKGIIQVSRSIGDVYLKHTKYCREPINGKFRVSEPINMPVLLATPSILTHPIHPNDSFLIFASDGLWEHLSNEKAVQIVQSHPRKGSAKRLVKAALHEAAKKREMRYSDLRNIGKKVRRHFHDDITVIILFLNYDLIYRGVVQDPPLSIRSALEH, encoded by the exons ATGAATTTCCTACCAAGATGCTGGAGTTACAGTGAAACAAGTGAAAGTAGGGGAGGCGAAAGTTCAAGTTCCAATACCAATGGTGGATTTGGGAAAGATGGGTTGTTGTGGTTTCATGATATTGGAAAGTACGGAAGTGGGGAATTCTCAATGGCAATTGTGCAAGCCAATCAGGTTTTAGAGGATCAAAGTCAGATAGAGTCAGGTCCTTTTGGAACCTTTGTTGGAGTCTATGATGGTCATGGCGGCCCTGACACTGCTCGTTACGTTTGTGATCATTTATTTCAACATTTCCAAG CATCAGCTGAAGGAAATGGTGTTGTAACAGCGGAGACAATTCAAAGGGCTTTTCTTGAGACAGAGAGAGGGTTTACTTCTCTTGTTTCAGAAAATTGGAATTCTCGACCACAGATGGCGACAGTGGGGTCATGCTGCCTGGTTGGAGCTATATATCAGCAGACACTTTTTGTAGCAAATCTTGGTGACTCTCGTGTAGTCCttggaaagaaggttggaaacaCTGGGGAAATTGCTGCTATACAGCTCTCAACGGAGCATAATGCCAACATTGAGTCTATTAGGTGGGAGCTAAAAGACTTGCATCCAAATGATCCACAAATCGTTGTTCTTAGACATGGCGTTTGGAGGGTAAAAGGAATAATTCAG GTGTCAAGATCCATTGGTGATGTTTACCTTAAACACACCAAGTATTGCAGGGAACCAATAAACGGAAAATTCAGAGTTTCTGAACCCATTAACATGCCTGTCCTGTTGGCTACTCCATCAATTTTAACACATCCTATACACCCAAATGACTCCTTCCTCATATTTGCTTCTGATGGTCTATGGGAGCACTTGAGCAATGAGAAGGCCGTTCAAATTGTTCAGAGTCATCCTCGTAAA GGAAGTGCAAAGAGGCTTGTTAAAGCTGCTCTCCATGAAGCTGCCAAAAAGAGAGAGATGCGATATTCGGATCTTCGAAACATCGGCAAAAAGGTCCGGCGTCATTTTCATGACGATATAACTGTCATTATTTTATTCTTAAACTATGACCTCATATATAGAGGCGTTGTGCAAGATCCTCCACTTTCTATACGTAGTGCACTAGAACACTGA
- the LOC104239266 gene encoding protein PHOX1-like: MGKPSGKKKSHVKSKSNAGNVKHSKAASEHKSKAFDEDTAVFIKMSQELKEEGNKLFQKRDHEGAMLKYEKAIKLLPRNHIDVAYLHSNMATCYMQMGIRELPKAINECNLALEVAPKYSKALLKRAKCYESLNRLDLALRDVNHVLSIEPNNLTALEIADKVKRGIEEKFLNVEYKKLVLPPPLSTDVVKDNMKKKKNNKFDRKKAVEIKEAKVDGVEEEKTEDKVVVEEKRSVEEEKPATRTVKLVLGEDIRCAQLPVSCSFQLVRDVVQDRFPNLKGALIKYRDQEGDLVTITTTDELRLAESSVDTRGSLRLYITEVSPDEEPMYEAMRVEKDVNLSICTSTIVTKEKRKLDKGPTCPGNWIVQFATLFKNHVGVDCDSYLDLHDTGMKLYSEAMEDTVTNAEAEELFEIASAQFQEMAALSLFNWGNVHMSRARKEVFFTEEGSGESVSEQVKSAYEWAEKEYEMAEMRYEEALRVKPDFYESLLSLGQQQFEQAKLSWYYLIGSKVELETGTCAEILELYNKAEDSIERGIEMWEEMEEQCLNGLSKHDEYKAQLQKRGLEGILKDKPAGEAKEQAENMRSQIYLLWGTILYERSVVEFKIGLPTWEECLEVAVEKFELAGASQTDIAVMIKNHCSNETAMEGFKVDEIVQAWSEIYDTNRWQTGVPAFRLEPLFRRRVSSLHSILENL, from the exons ATGGGAAAGCCCTCagggaaaaagaaaagtcatGTAAAATCAAAATCAAATGCTGGAAATGTGAAACATAGTAAAGCTGCTTCAGAGCATAAATCCAAAGCATTTGATGAGGACACAGCTGTGTTTATCAAGATGTCTCAAGAACTGAAGGAAGAAGGAAACAAGCTCTTTCAGAAACGCGATCACGAGGGCGCTATGTTGAAGTATGAAAAAGCCATCAAATTACTTCCTAGGAATCATATTGATGTTGCCTATTTGCATAGCAACATGGCTACTTGCTACATGCAAATGGGTATTAGGGAACTACCAAAAGCTATAAATGAATGTAACTTGGCACTTGAAGTTGCTCCAAAATATAGTAAAGCTTTGTTGAAGAGAGCAAAGTGTTATGAATCATTGAATAGGCTTGACTTAGCTTTAAGGGATGTGAACCATGTTTTGAGTATTGAACCTAATAATTTGACTGCATTGGAGATTGCAGATAAGGTTAAAAGGGGAATAGAAGAAAAGTTTCTTAATGTTGAATATAAAAAATTAGTATTGCCACCTCCACTATCTACCGATGTTGTGAAGGAtaacatgaaaaagaaaaagaacaataaATTTGATAGAAAGAAAGCTGTTGAGATTAAGGAAGCTAAGGTTGATGGGGTCGAAGAAGAGAAGACAGAGGACAAGGTGGTTGTGGAGGAGAAGAGAAGCGTTGAGGAAGAAAAACCAGCGACAAGAACAGTGAAGTTGGTTCTCGGGGAGGATATAAGATGTGCACAGTTACCAGTTAGTTGCAGTTTTCAACTTGTGAGAGACGTAGTTCAAGATCGATTTCCAAACTTGAAGGGTGCACTTATCAAGTATAGGGATCAAGAAGGTGACTTGGTTACTATCACAACTACTGATGAGCTCAGGTTGGCTGAATCATCCGTTGATACTCGGGGTTCTTTAAGACTCTACATTACAGAAGTTAGTCCTGATGAAGAACCTATGTATGAGGCAATGAGGGTTGAAAAAGATGTGAATCTCAGTATTTGCACATCAACTATAGTCACGAAGGAAAAGAGGAAACTGGATAAAGGGCCAACATGCCCCGGGAACTGGATTGTCCAATTTGCTACGCTATTCAAGAATCATGTTGGAGTGGATTGTGACTCATATCTGGATCTTCACGATACAGGAATGAAGTTATATTCAGAAGCTATGGAGGACACTGTTAcaaatgcagaagcagaagaGCTTTTTGAAATTGCTTCAGCTCAGTTCCAAGAGATGGCAGCTTTGTCTTTGTTTAATTGGGGAAATGTGCATATGTCTAGAGCAAGAAAAGAAGTGTTTTTCACAGAAGAAGGTTCTGGGGAGTCGGTATCTGAACAGGTTAAATCTGCATATGAATGGGCAGAAAAAGAATATGAAATGGCAGAAATGAGATATGAAGAAGCTCTTAGAGTCAAGCCAGATTTCTACGAAAGCCTTCTTTCACTCGGTCAGCAGCAGTTTGAACAAGCAAAACTCTCTTGGTACTATTTGATTGGTAGTAAAGTAGAGTTAGAGACAGGGACATGTGCAGAGATCTTGGAGCTCTATAACAAGGCTGAGGATAGTATAGAAAGAGGGATCGAAATGTGGGAAGAGATGGAAGAACAGTGTCTAAATGGACTCTCGAAACACGATGAATATAAAGCTCAGTTGCAGAAAAGGGGTTTGGAAGGTATACTTAAAGATAAACCAGCTGGAGAAGCTAAAGAGCAAGCTGAAAACATGAGGTCTCAGATTTACCTGTTATGGGGAACCATTCTCTATGAACGTTCTGTCGTGGAATTTAAGATAGGATTACCAACCTGGGAAGAATGTCTAGAGGTTGCAGTTGAAAAGTTTGAACTAGCTGGAGCATCTCAAACTGATATTGCAGTCATGATAAAGAACCACTGTTCCAATGAAACTGCTATGGAAG GGTTCAAGGTTGATGAGATTGTACAGGCATGGAGTGAAATATATGATACAAACAGGTGGCAAACTGGGGTGCCAGCTTTCAGGCTAGAACCGCTGTTCCGTCGTCGGGTTTCAAGTCTTCATTCTATACTGGAAAATCTTTGA